From the genome of Vicia villosa cultivar HV-30 ecotype Madison, WI linkage group LG2, Vvil1.0, whole genome shotgun sequence, one region includes:
- the LOC131649180 gene encoding putative pentatricopeptide repeat-containing protein At5g08310, mitochondrial: MAFKTDKFKLTHYFFSSKLRYSSSAAETADSIVTIFTTKGPSAPELTNFSPSLTPHLVESVLTRLRSWRVAHNFFHWASNQHPYHHTSFTFNAIASILSRSHQTKPLVDLAKHLPNSSCSFTPGAFSFFLRCLGNLRLAQEAHHLFDEMSLKGLCVPDRLCYNALLEVISKSGSLHLMEMRLNEMKGFGWEFDKYTLMPILVTYCNAGRFDQALSVYKEMEEKGWVDDRVCSMMAVYFSKLGKVDKAFEMVERMGEHGMKLTEKTFCALIHGFVKESRVDKGLQMFDKMRRENGFTPDVSLYNVLIGGLCKINDSDGALSLLSEMKESGVKPDIGIYTKLISSFSDDIGMLSKLLKEILEREEDEKTLVLIYNALLTCYVNDGSMGEAYRLIQMMIHSKSSTEDDDASRMYAFSKVTERLVSPNITSFSIVIDGSLKNDQLDLALSLFNDMRKIAGKPTISIYNNLIDSLCKSNRLEESYELLREMRELGVEPTHFTYNSLYGCMCKRKDVSGACDMLKEMGARGHGPWIKHTTLLVKELCNHGRVMEACEFLDNMVQQGFLPDIVSYSAAIAGLVNIQEVDGAMKIFRDLCSRGHCPDVVCFNVLIRGLCKADRLAEAGILFDELVERGLSPSVVTYNMFIDSWCKNGSVDKAMALLFRMCEEDKEPNVITYTTLVDGLCKAERPDDALLLWKEMEKKGCPPNRIAFMALIYGLCSCCRPTEALCYLREMEQKEMKPDSFIYIALLSAYLSDLNLTSAFEIFKEMVDLELFPNPLDKNYPIAVDAIQKFCKDHRTSSAIQGLMEEGKIPTHTELLEVKD, translated from the coding sequence ATGGCATTCAAAACCGACAAATTCAAACTCACTCACTATTTCTTCTCCTCCAAACTCCGTTATTCTTCTTCTGCTGCAGAAACTGCAGATTCCATTGTCACCATCTTCACCACCAAAGGACCCTCCGCTCCTGAACTCACCAACTTCTCACCTTCACTAACCCCTCACCTTGTCGAATCCGTCCTCACGCGCCTCCGTAGCTGGCGCGTCGCCCATAACTTCTTCCATTGGGCTTCCAACCAACACCCTTACCACCACACTTCCTTCACCTTCAACGCCATCGCTTCTATCCTCTCCCGCTCCCATCAAACCAAACCTCTCGTCGACCTCGCCAAACACCTCCCAAATTCCTCATGCTCCTTCACTCCCGGTGCTTTCTCTTTCTTCCTTCGCTGCCTCGGTAATCTTCGCTTGGCTCAAGAAGCCCACCACCTGTTTGATGAAATGTCGCTGAAGGGTCTTTGTGTTCCGGATCGTCTTTGCTACAATGCTTTGTTGGAGGTTATTTCGAAAAGTGGGTCGCTTCATTTGATGGAGATGAGGTTGAATGAAATGAAGGGTTTTGGTTGGGAGTTTGATAAGTATACGCTCATGCCTATTCTTGTTACTTATTGTAATGCTGGTAGATTTGATCAGGCTTTGAGTGTTTATAAGGAAATGGAGGAGAAAGGTTGGGTTGATGACCGCGTTTGTTCTATGATGGCGGTGTATTTTTCTAAATTGGGCAAGGTTGATAAGGCTTTTGAGATGGTGGAGAGAATGGGTGAACATGGAATGAAACTCACTGAGAAGACTTTTTGTGCTTTGATTCATGGGTTTGTCAAGGAGTCACGCGTTGATAAgggactccagatgtttgataaAATGCGACGGGAGAATGGTTTCACTCCTGATGTTTCCTTGTACAATGTTCTCATTGGAGGACTCTGCAAGATTAATGACAGTGACGGGGCTTTGAGTTTGCTTTCCGAGATGAAGGAATCTGGGGTGAAGCCGGATATTGGAATCTATACTAAATTGATATCATCTTTTTCGGATGATATAGGTATGCTTTCCAAGCTACTAAAAGAAATTCTGGAAAGGGAGGAAGATGAAAAAACTCTTGTTTTGATTTATAATGCCCTTTTGACTTGCTATGTGAATGATGGGTCGATGGGTGAAGCTTATCGACTTATTCAAATGATGATTCATAGCAAATCTAGTACTGAGGATGATGATGCGTCCCGGATGTATGCTTTCTCCAAAGTCACCGAGAGGTTGGTTTCCCCCAACATCACTTCCTTTAGCATTGTGATTGATGGCTCACTGAAAAATGATCAGCTGGACCTTGCCCTTAGTCTCTTTAATGATATGCGAAAAATTGCAGGTAAACCGACTATTTCTATTTACAACAATCTGATTGATAGTCTCTGCAAATCCAATAGATTGGAGGAGAGCTATGAGCTCTTGAGAGAGATGAGGGAATTAGGGGTTGAACCAACTCATTTCACTTACAACTCCCTTTATGGATGCATGTGTAAAAGAAAGGATGTCTCGGGAGCGTGCGATATGTTGAAGGAGATGGGTGCGCGTGGGCATGGACCATGGATAAAACACACTACCCTTCTTGTGAAAGAGCTATGTAATCACGGGAGGGTGATGGAAGCATGTGAGTTTCTTGATAACATGGTTCAGCAAGGCTTCCTTCCTGATATAGTTTCGTATTCTGCCGCAATTGCTGGCTTGGTCAACATTCAAGAAGTGGATGGTGCAATGAAAATATTCAGGGATTTGTGTTCTCGCGGCCACTGTCCGGATGTGGTTTGTTTTAACGTGTTGATAAGAGGGCTATGCAAAGCCGATAGATTAGCCGAGGCTGGAATTTTGTTCGATGAGCTTGTTGAGAGGGGTCTTTCTCCCTCAGTTGTTACCTACAATATGTTTATTGATTCATGGTGCAAAAACGGTTCTGTTGATAAAGCTATGGCACTTCTATTCAGAATGTGTGAAGAAGATAAGGAGCCTAATGTTATTACATACACAACTTTGGTGGACGGATTATGCAAAGCAGAAAGGCCTGATGATGCTCTCTTGCTCTGGAAGGAGATGGAAAAAAAAGGTTGCCCTCCAAATCGAATCGCTTTCATGGCACTTATTTATGGTCTTTGCAGCTGCTGTAGGCCAACTGAAGCCCTTTGTTATTTGCGCGAGATGGAACAAAAAGAAATGAAACCGGACTCCTTCATTTATATTGCATTGCTAAGTGCGTATTTATCTGATCTGAATTTGACATCTGCGTTTGAGATTTTCAAAGAGATGGTTGATTTAGAACTTTTTCCGAATCCCCTTGATAAAAACTACCCCATTGCAGTAGATGCAATTCAAAAGTTTTGTAAGGATCACAGAACATCCTCAGCCATTCAAGGTCTAATGGAAGAGGGGAAGATTCCTACACACACTGAGCTGTTGGAAGTAAAAGATTGA
- the LOC131649182 gene encoding protein unc-13 homolog has product MPLHHIPSPFGDPPPNLPSSDLRETAYEILLAACRSSGPKPLTFISQSDKGVRDPADPAPAPSLHRSRTSIAASKVKKALGLKTSSLKNKRPVTTGEVVRLQMRISEQSDSRIRRALLRIAAAQLGRRMELVVLPLELIQLFKNSDFPNQQEYEAWLRRNLKVLEAGLLLHPHLPLDKADTSAQKLRRIIGGAIEKPINFTSSGESMQTLRSVVMVLSCRSFDGSVPETCHWADGFPMNLWIYQTLLEACFDGHIETCVIDEVDEVLELVKKTWLILGINETLHNICFTWVLFHRYVVTREVENDLLFASCNLLGEVEKDTKAMKDPSYSKILSSTLNLMLGWAEKRLIAYHDTFHSGNIESMESVVSLAALSAKILAEDISDEYNRKKNQADVACARVENYIRSSLRAVFIQAMEKVDPRKHPSRKQNKPFPTLSVLARDITELAFEEKDIFSPKLKRWHPLAAGVAVATLHVCYGKELKKYVKGITELTPDAIEVLMAADKLEKELVQIAVEDSVDSEDGGKSIIMEIQPYEAEAIIANLVKSWINIRVDRLVELVDRIMHQEAWNPQENKEGFAPSAVQVLRFIDDTVEAFFMLPISMHAALLPELISGLDKSIQQYILKAKSGCGNRNTFIPTLPDLTRCSTKGKHHGVFRKKEKPQMTQRRKTLVRTTSDDNSFDVPHLYVRINTMQRIRMELGVLEKRIVANLSSSNSTNEDDIANRASFKLSAVAAVEGIRQLCECIAYKAIFQNLCHVLWDGLYVGEVSSARIEPFLQELEQYLEIISSTVHDKVRTRVIIEVMRASFDGFLLVLLAGGSSRAFSLQDSIVIEEDFKLLSDLFWSNGDGLPAELIEKHSATVRGVLPLFHTDTQSIIQQFIQITKEMYGSSTKSRLPLPPKADQWRPREPDTLLRVLCYRNDEAAAKFLKKNYNLPTKV; this is encoded by the exons ATGCCACTCCACCACATTCCCTCACCGTTCGGAGATCCGCCGCCGAATCTACCTTCATCGGACCTCCGTGAAACCGCCTACGAGATCCTCTTAGCCGCGTGCCGGAGCTCAGGTCCGAAGCCGTTGACATTCATTTCGCAGTCGGACAAGGGAGTTAGGGATCCGGCTGATCCGGCTCCGGCGCCTTCGCTGCACCGCTCGCGGACTTCGATTGCGGCTAGTAAGGTGAAGAAGGCGTTGGGACTCAAAACGTCGTCGTTGAAGAATAAGCGTCCGGTGACGACTGGGGAAGTTGTGAGACTGCAGATGAGAATCTCTGAACAGAGTGATAGTAGGATTCGAAGAGCGCTTCTCAGAATTGCTGCTGCTCAG CTTGGAAGACGCATGGAGTTGGTTGTTCTTCCGTTAGAGCTTATACAACTGTTCAAGAATTCAGATTTTCCCAATCAACAAGAGTATGAAGCTTGGTTGAGAAGAAATTTGAAGGTTCTTGAAGCCGGGCTCCTCTTGCATCCTCACCTTCCATTAGATAAGGCAGACACCTCTGCGCAGAAACTCCGGCGCATAATTGGTGGAGCCATTGAGAAACCTATAAATTTTACAAGTAGTGGTGAATCAATGCAAACCCTCCGAAGTGTAGTTATGGTTCTTTCTTGCAGATCATTTGATGGGTCTGTTCCCGAGACATGTCATTGGGCGGACGGGTTTCCAATGAACCTTTGGATCTACCAAACTCTTTTAGAAGCTTGTTTTGATGGTCACATTGAAACCTGTGTGATAGACGAGGTTGATGAGGTCTTAGAGCTCGTTAAGAAGACCTGGCTTATTCTTGGAATCAATGAAACGCTACATAATATTTGTTTCACATGGGTCTTATTTCATAGATACGTCGTCACTCGTGAAGTAGAAAATGATCTGCTTTTTGCATCCTGTAATCTACTGGGGGAAGTTGAGAAAGATACTAAGGCCATGAAAGATCCTTCTTACTCAAAAATTTTGAGCTCCACATTGAATCTGATGTTGGGTTGGGCAGAGAAAAGGCTCATTGCCTACCATGATACTTTCCATAGTGGTAATATTGAATCCATGGAAAGCGTTGTATCTCTTGCTGCACTATCAGCAAAGATACTGGcagaagatatctctgatgagtATAATCGGAAGAAGAACCAAGCCGATGTAGCCTGCGCCAGAGTTGAAAATTATATTAGATCATCATTGCGTGCTGTTTTCATTCAGGCAA TGGAGAAAGTGGACCCCAGAAAGCAtccatcaagaaaacaaaacaaacctTTTCCAACTCTTTCTGTCCTCGCACGAGACATTACTGAACTGGCTTTTGAGGAGAAAGACATATTTAGTCCTAAACTAAAGAGGTGGCATCCTCTTGCTGCTGGTGTTGCAGTTGCTACCCTTCATGTGTGTTATGGAAAGGAGTTGAAGAAATATGTTAAAGGTATCACCGAGCTGACACCAGATGCTATAGAAGTGTTGATGGCTGCTGACAAGTTGGAGAAAGAGCTGGTGCAGATAGCAGTGGAAGATTCTGTTGATAGTGAAGATGGTGGGAAATCCATTATAATGGAGATCCAACCTTATGAGGCAGAAGCTATAATTGCTAATCTTGTTAAGTCATGGATAAATATCAGAGTGGATAGACTGGTGGAATTGGTTGACAGAATTATGCATCAAGAG GCATGGAATCCACAGGAAAATAAAGAAGGCTTTGCTCCTTCTGCAGTTCAAGTTCTACGTTTCATAGATGACACCGTGGAAGCTTTCTTCATGTTGCCCATATCCATGCACGCAGCTTTACTTCCTGAATTGATATCTGGTCTTGACAAATCTATCCAACAATACATTTTGAAAGCAAAATCCGGCTGCG GGAACCGTAATACATTCATCCCGACTTTGCCTGATTTGACCAGGTGTTCAACAAAAGGAAAACATCACGGTGTATTCCGTAAAAAAGAAAAGCCACAAATGACTCAGAGGAGGAAAACCCTTGTTAGAACCACGAGTGATGATAACTCTTTCGATGTGCCCCACCTGTACGTTCGCATTAATACTATGCAGCGTATTCGCATGGAATTAGGGGTTCTGGAAAAGAGGATAGTTGCCAATCTTAGCAGCTCTAATTCCACCAACGAGGATGATATAGCAAACAGGGCGAGCTTCAAGCTTTCTGCAGTCGCTGCAGTGGAAGGTATCCGTCAACTCTGCGAGTGTATAGCATACAAAGCTATTTTCCAAAATCTATGTCACGTTCTTTGGGATGGTCTATATGTTGGAGAAGTTTCATCAGCCAGGATTGAGCCTTTTCTTCAAGAGCTTGAGCAATACTTAGAGATCATATCATCAACAGTACATGATAAAGTTAGAACACGAGTAATTATTGAAGTAATGCGGGCTTCTTTCGATGGGTTCCTGTTGGTTTTGTTGGCTGGAGGTTCATCTCGTGCTTTCTCTTTGCAAGATTCTATTGTAATAGAGGAAGATTTCAAGCTTCTGAGTGACTTGTTCTGGTCAAATGGGGATGGCTTACCGGCCGAATTAATCGAAAAACATTCTGCAACCGTTCGAGGTGTACTCCCCTTATTTCACACGGATACACAAAGCATAATTCAGCAATTTATCCAAATTACTAAGGAAATGTATGGCTCTTCGACTAAATCACGACTTCCATTGCCTCCAAAAGCAGATCAATGGAGGCCAAGAGAACCCGACACACTTCTGCGAGTTTTATGTTACAGGAATGATGAAGCAGCAGCCAAGTTCCTTAAGAAGAATTACAACTTGCCTACAAAAGTCTAA